In one Nicotiana tomentosiformis chromosome 6, ASM39032v3, whole genome shotgun sequence genomic region, the following are encoded:
- the LOC104118092 gene encoding endoglucanase 16: MNISVIKAFGTFVLAWFIIFQGHFVVVNGDFNYQEALTKSIIFLEAQRSGKLPPNHRPLWRGDSALQDGQTVNVDLVGGYYDAGDNVKYGLPMAFTVTTLAWAAIAYQSQLQAAGEFKNVQSAIKWGTDYFFKATSKRNRLYVQVGDPVKDHECWTRPENMKTPRTVLMIDQNNPGTEIAAETSAAMAAASVVFRGTNRTYARQLLNKAKLLFQFAKSHKGTYDGECPFYCSFSGFHDELLWAATWLYRATRRPTYLEFIQEEATTATVAEFSWDLKYAGAQILLSKFYFEGEKDLQNFKQQADGYICSILPHSPHHQVYISPGGLLHLRDGANTQYVTATAFLFSVYSDYLAKHKQKVSCGNKQFNSADLMAFAKQQMDYILGKNPRGKSYMVGFGNKPPTQAHHRGASVPKMSPNKLVDCSMSFVYWYNTEKPNPNELTGAIVGGPDRYDNFEDRRSTSAMTEPTTYTNSLAVGVLAKLAKHHAPS; encoded by the exons ATGAACATTTCTGTAATAAAGGCATTTGGAACCTTTGTTCTAGCATGGTTCATTATATTTCAAGGTCATTTTGTGGTTGTAAATGGAGATTTTAATTATCAAGAAGCTCTTACCAAATCGATTATTTTTCTCGAGGCACAACGATCAGGAAAACTTCCTCCTAATCACAGGCCCTTATGGAGAGGAGATTCTGCTCTTCAAGATGGTCAAACTGTAAAT GTTGACCTTGTAGGAGGATACTATGATGCTGGAGACAACGTAAAATATGGTCTTCCAATGGCTTTCACAGTAACAACTTTAGCATGGGCTGCTATCGCGTATCAATCACAGCTCCAAGCTGCTGGAGAATTTAAAAATGTTCAGTCTGCTATCAAATGGGGCACTGATTATTTCTTCAAAGCCACTTCTAAGCGTAATCGCCTCTATGTCCAG GTTGGAGATCCAGTAAAAGATCATGAATGTTGGACAAGGCCAGAAAACATGAAAACGCCGAGAACTGTACTAATGATAGACCAGAATAATCCTGGAACAGAGATTGCTGCTGAGACTTCTGCAGCAATGGCTGCTGCTTCTGTTGTATTTCGTGGAACCAATCGTACCTATGCCCGTCAACTTCTCAATAAAGCCAAACTG CTTTTTCAGTTTGCCAAAAGCCATAAAGGAACTTATGATGGGGAATGCCCTTTCTATTGCTCCTTTTCTGGCTTTCAT GATGAGTTGTTGTGGGCAGCAACATGGCTATATAGAGCAACCAGGAGGCCAACATACTTGGAATTCATTCAAGAAGAGGCTACTACTGCAACTGTAGCTGAATTTAGTTGGGACCTTAAATATGCTGGAGCTCAAATACTCCTCTCTAAG TTCTATTTTGAAGGGGAAAAAGATTTACAGAATTTTAAGCAACAGGCTGATGGTTATATTTGCTCAATACTTCCACATAGCCCCCATCACCAGGTTTATATATCTCCAG GGGGTCTGCTTCACCTTAGAGATGGAGCTAATACTCAATATGTTACTGCCACAGCTTTTCTGTTTAGTGTTTATAGTGATTATCTAGCCAAGCATAAGCAAAAGGTCAGCTGTGGTAACAAACAGTTCAATTCAGCTGATCTCATGGCCTTTGCCAAGCAACAG ATGGACTATATACTAGGCAAAAACCCAAGAGGAAAATCATACATGGTTGGTTTTGGGAACAAACCTCCAACTCAAGCTCATCACAGAGGTGCCTCTGTCCCGAAAATGTCTCCCAACAAACTGGTGGACTGCTCCATGAGTTTTGTATACTGGTATAACACAGAAAAACCCAATCCTAATGAGCTAACAGGCGCCATTGTTGGTGGTCCTGATCGATATGATAACTTTGAAGATCGTCGTTCAACTTCAGCCATGACTGAGCCGACAACATATACAAATTCTCTGGCTGTTGGTGTCCTTGCCAAGCTCGCGAAGCACCATGCCCCGTCTTGA